ACGGCCATCGCGTACTTCCTGGCGAACGCGATTCCGCTCTCCTGGTCGGTCGACGTCTTCAGCAATCTGATGGTCGCCGTGATGGCGCCGGGCCTCCTCGTGCTGGCCGTCCTGTCGTTCGTCCGCGTCGATCAACTCGACGCGATACTCGACACCCTCGGGACCCAACACGAGACGTATGGCACCGGACGGTTCTGTCACGAGGAGCCGGTTCGGACGCGAAGTCTGGCCTTCGTCGTCCCAGTCGTCCTGATGTTCGGCGTGTTCTTCATCGACAGCCTCGGGTTCCTCCGCATCATCGACACGCCGTCGCTTCTCCTGAGCTCCTGGCAGTCGCCCGCGCTCTCGACGCGCCTGTTCATCGCCGTCGCACACGTCGTCGGCGCGGTGATGGCCGGCGTTATCTACGCGAACTACTCGCTCTCACGCATCTTCCTCTGGACGTTCGCACTGTTCGCTCTGACGCACGTGATGTACACGTCCGACCTCCGGTTCGCTGCAGTGTTCCCCACAATCGCAAGCGACGGCACGTCCATCCTGAACCCCGCCCTGTACGCGATCGCCGTGAGCTTCTACACGACGCTGAACTTCGCGCTCTGGCCCGACCTCTCGACGCCCGAGACGATCGGCACGCACGCCGCGATCGGTATCGGCGTCGCCGGCTGGCTCGC
This is a stretch of genomic DNA from Salarchaeum sp. JOR-1. It encodes these proteins:
- a CDS encoding MFS transporter, whose protein sequence is MELKTHIREQRWTTVAGYGLFVALMVAGYYYNITFVQLGLIDLGTCLVGLSETAVSMWMAALALCTLVVAVATGVTMDRRGWSTDLRTKLRLLLGVVCVQFALTLVAPMIRTVPAFGAWIIMASIGLGVGFPVSFSLAIDLVPVPDRGYVAAAITAIAYFLANAIPLSWSVDVFSNLMVAVMAPGLLVLAVLSFVRVDQLDAILDTLGTQHETYGTGRFCHEEPVRTRSLAFVVPVVLMFGVFFIDSLGFLRIIDTPSLLLSSWQSPALSTRLFIAVAHVVGAVMAGVIYANYSLSRIFLWTFALFALTHVMYTSDLRFAAVFPTIASDGTSILNPALYAIAVSFYTTLNFALWPDLSTPETIGTHAAIGIGVAGWLATFSSTALALYFQAVDLTLLSHLNVVQALSLLLLFGLAVGLYARRMVVLARENGGAST